attatttttctacaacAGCATGTCCCTGAGTTTTATTCCCCTAACACCACAGCAGTTTGATAAGGACTGGCGGTCTCTCCACAGCAGACCATTCTCCGATCTGCACACCACTGGGCACAGCTTTTATGTCGGATGCCCATGCTGGTgcgaccctcccattttatccagactTGAATTCGCCACTTCATCCAGTGGCCGGGGTTTGGGTGGGAATCAGTGTTTATGTTCTTGGTTACTTTATAGCAGTTATAAACAgcatctttttttctctcaaaacAAGTCTCTCGCAGCACGTCATGTAAAGATGCGTGGACTTTTTTAGTAACTCCTTAAATAATCAACTTCATAAATGTTCAAAAATAACCTTCTCTTTAGTTTCGTCATATCAGACGTTTTAGTCTGTTTATTATTAACGTTGCGTCTGCTCCACACATCTCAGTGAATGagttgttgctatggaaacgataaTAAATCAAAACAAGCGCATTAATAGCCTTTAAACCTGTATTACTGTCAGGGTTGCGGTTATAGATTATATTTAATCAACATGATACATAGTGTATGCAATATAATCTATGATGGTCTCTTACCAGCTCCGGGATGTTGCCAGTCAGTTTCCAGTGGGATGGGAGCTGAATATATATACACGAGCGCCCAGAGCTGGAAACCTTCCCAAAACACACTCATAATCAGGGCCGaatagcgtgtgtgtgtagtgcgGTTAAGCGAAATGTGCCAAAACATTCTCTCAAATCAACACCCCTCCACATCTCTCCCCTCTTTTTTAATACCCCTGCAAAGTTATTTCATTAGGTGTCAGTTTGGTCCAGACGTTCTTTGTTCATTATGCCATGAATCAGCAGCAACCGTGCCAAGAGTGTGAGCTTTACAATGAGACAAAGCTGCAAATGTGTGGACATgtggaaagagggagagagagaaagagagagagagaatatttaTAGTACATTTCCATGGGCTTCAATCTGGGataatttttatatctttttctttaaaaattgttgatttaaaaagagaaattttaaaaaaggtttagtTTAAACTCTTCCACGGTTCAGAAGTTTCCAGGTTTTTAATGTCGTCTTTAATTCCCAGACAGCTCAGGAGCCCAGTGCACTCGTTAAACTGGGcagaagatttatttatttacacaaagcTGATTTTATTAATCCCTGCATTCATTTCTCCTTCAATTTTCACCAaaaattttttgtctttttgcaaacatttcacatttcacCCATCTAggccaaaaaatttttttattattttttttagatatgttacatttgtaatgtttttttttaattgtgtgttCATATTATTACACCATGCACTTCTCGCTTACAGATgcagatgtttaaaatatatatttttaagttaagctatttttaaaagtttttcttCATACCAACAAAggaggggaaaagaaaaaaaagattttttaaaaaagtttaataaaacatttattattttaaataaaaacaattacttTGCTATAttgctttaataaaataattataaaaataaatataatcatggaaaaagtgatatttttttaaacttcttctTATAAACAACTGTCTGTTTGTAATCTagaacagatttattatttcatGACCACAATACAATTTTGCTTTGGCAAATTTGcttttcaaacatttttcagaatatgaaacacacacacacacacacacacacactgtgccaTTATGTGTTTCAGAGTGGCTCATATAacatgtaaggaataaaacctAACAAGATGTGGAAAGTGGAAAATAATACAGTGTGCTGAAACAGAGTCAGTGTTACACCCTTAGAGCTGATTATTTACCTCCCAACTACACACCTCGGAGTGTTTTACTAACTCAACAGAAGTGCAAGTACAAttttttatagatagatagatagatagatagatagatagatagatagatagatagatagatagatactttattgatccctaAGGAAATTCCAGAAATAGTCGAGACAGTAACACACTGGCAGGTTGTAGATGTGATTACACACTGTATATcgtaaacatatacagtatacagagggTGAGAATGTAAGACTTGACCAGAGGTTACTAgtgcaatataaaaaacaacaacaacaacaacaacaacaaaaaagctacAAGAGATATCAGaagcatataaataaagcatataagTCACAAGTAAAACAATGGCAGACAGCGCAAAATAGTAGAAATTGTGCAAAGAACTTAGttagctttaatttttttttttataggaaaaTAGAAAATGACACATTATACTTTGTGTCCAGTAAGATTTACATTTCATGTTAGTTTATATTCTCACTACCATTTTAGCAGCTACAAACATTTGTTCTCTTACTGgcttctgtttattttcttatgaagttaacgaataaataaataaatacatttttcatgcTTTCGGCCAAAACAAGTTATCATATAACacaatttttcataatacttaatgcttcttatcttctgatccatgctttgttttttgtcaatatggatatacatttatattttcacattaaacttgaccaatttagatttcacatgaaaacacATAAACCCGAAAAAGTGTATTGTTCTAAAACGCAAAagtgttaagatattgcaacatgaatttgacatggttacagacactagaGATTTGTTTTGCagaagcttttaccaaaaaaaaaaaacaatttaagcaacaacttttacaggtcatatgcttcttacaccaattttagtatcaatactcataagaaaacatgaataattaatgttttaaatgattattgtttaaagagAGACTAGTCACTTCCATGTTACATAAACTTCAGACATAGCTTAAGTGTATGCAACATTTTCTGCATTATAcgtataacataaaataataataataataataataataataataataataataataaaatcagcaacaatactgtgttttggccgtaATCAATAAACCATAgaaaagtcttctgtaaaaaaaacaaaccctaaAGTCACAGCTTTACCTCTTttaatcaacaacaacaacaacaacaacaaaatttatttttaaccactaATAATTGAACCACTTCTGACAATCAGTGCGCAGGACTCAtcagtgtacagtactgtaaagcATTTCTGTGTCCTGCAGTTCAGCTGTACACTGCATTTCCACATGAGCGTTTATTCtggtgtttaattaaatgttattgaTGGTCTTAAAACAAACTAATCATAGCGTGTAATTTGTCTTAAGATCCATAGGTTGTGTAAACCCGGctgctctgtatgtgtgtgtgtgtgtgtgtgtgtgtgttataacacGCTATAAGAGGTAATTAGGCAGTGCGCTGGGGTTAATGAGAGAGCGCGTGCTGCACCAGGCTGTAAATAGCAGTGAGGCGACACCAGCGCGCGCGGACGAGTCTCTGACTTtgatctgtttattttcttatccGCCCTGCAGATGGTCCGGATTCCTGAAAAGTCTCCGTTGGAGAAacgggaggaggaggaggaggcggggCGGTGTGTGTGGCTGCCCGTGTGCGCTCCAGCCCTCCCCGTGTTCCCCGGTGCGCTCTGCGCCTGAGACACCCGAGCTCCAGGTCCAGGCTGGTCCAGGCGTCAgagagaattattattattattattattattattattattattattatcttcgaTTTAGCCATCTATTgctctcccccctcccccccccagtGCAGGGCAGTTGAGGCACACTCTGGGGCAcaatgctgctgctgctgtttgttGTCCTCACACTGAGCTTTTCATGTGCGGAAAGTTTTCCCTCCTATAGATACGACGATCTGGATGACGACCTGACCGCCTTTGACTATTACCGCGCGGCGGAGGAGCTGGAGATGAGGAACGCGAGCGTGTGCGAGCAGTGCGTCCCGGAGCTGTGCCCGCCCGCGCGCGGCTGCAGCGCGGGGATCGTGCGCGACTCGTGCAGCTGCTGCTTCGAATGCGGGAACCTGGAGGGCCAGCCGTGCGACCCCGGGGACCGGAACGTCTACTACGGGCTCTGCGGAGAGGGACTCGAGTGTAAGAGCGACACAGGAGAGACGCAGGAGCCGGTGTGCGCGTGCGCGGCGCAGGAACCTCTGTGCGGCTCCGACGGTCAGACCTACATGAACCTGTGCAAATACAAGGAAGCAGCCTTCTCCAACCCGGGACTCGCCTCGAGCCACGGGCCGTGCAAGACCGGTATGAACGTCTTCTGCCTTATAGATGCTTCATATCCGTGTAATAACTTTCCTCCATATTTTGCAGGATTATAAGATTTAATATCAATTAACAAGATTGTGTGCAATATCAATTAATATTATGTGCAATACTACATGTCACTGTTGTTATGTGAATTCTCCATAAGCATTTGGTTTCTGCCAGGggcgtttctaggattttcagttaaggggggctcagcccccatagatgtttaacacatatttggtTTGTTCAGAATCAGAACTCAAATGAGTCTTCTTAATCACACACGCTGTTTACCGTATACacctttttctatgtacaggtacaatcagaaaaatgtaaccaaaaacagcatataacttacattgattagcaatataaacaacacacctctgaggctggacaatggaataaactgtgtgggggCCAATAAtatcaaacatttatctgttaattctttgacaatactgctgctttttgttggaa
This region of Clarias gariepinus isolate MV-2021 ecotype Netherlands chromosome 9, CGAR_prim_01v2, whole genome shotgun sequence genomic DNA includes:
- the kazald3 gene encoding kazal-type serine peptidase inhibitor domain 3, producing MLLLLFVVLTLSFSCAESFPSYRYDDLDDDLTAFDYYRAAEELEMRNASVCEQCVPELCPPARGCSAGIVRDSCSCCFECGNLEGQPCDPGDRNVYYGLCGEGLECKSDTGETQEPVCACAAQEPLCGSDGQTYMNLCKYKEAAFSNPGLASSHGPCKTVPIIKVPPRNMVNVTGSSAVFLCEVFAFPMALVEWRKEGKEDILPGDDPHISVQSRGGPQKYELSSWLQIEDATRVDSGTYRCIAKNSLGNVSSTVVLGILPPDEMSAYLEESMKESMGYDPIRDYDGNYY